ATTATCTAAAGTTATAGATTTTTCTTTTCCCTCTGTTACTCCTTGGTGAATCTCATAACCTTTAACTTGAATATCTCCTAATCCTTTTAATAACCCAGTTTCTCCTTTTAATAATCCTGTATACTGTGTTGTTACCTTCTCTTTTTCCATTGTAGTTTCTATGTCTAAAAGTCCTAGTCCTGGAAGTTCTTTTATATCTCCCTCTATTCCATAAGGATCTAACACTTTTTCCCCTAAAATTTGAAATCCTCCACATATGCCAATAATAGGAGTTCCTTTTCTAGACATTTTTATAATCTCTTGTGCGATTCCTTTCTCTTTTATATCTTTTAAATCATCTATTGTATTTTTAGATCCAGGTATAATTATCAGGTCTTCATTTCCTAATTCATGAAATGATGTTACATAATTAACATTTACATCCTTATTTGCTAGTAAAGCATCAATGTCTGTGAAATTCGATATATGCTTTAATTTTATAACCGAAACTGTTATATCTGCAGTTTTTGATTTAATCTTATTAAATTTTTCTGTTACCCCATCCTCATCCTCTATGTCTAGTTCAAAGTATGGCATAACTCCTAAAATTGGAACTCCTGTCAGTTCCTCTATTTTTTCTAATCCTGGTTTTAATATATCAACATTTCCTCTAAACTTATTTATAATTACACCTTTTACTCTAGCTCTCTCTTCTGGTTCCATAAGAGATATTGTTCCATAAATTGATGCAAAAACTCCACCTCTATCAATATCTGCAACTAAAATAACAGGAGCATCAACCATTTCAGCTAATCCCATGTTTACTATATCGTCTTGCTTTATATTTAATTCTACAGGGCTTCCTGCTCCCTCTATAACACATATTTGATTTTCATCTTTAATCGTATTATAAGCTTGAATTATATCTTTTTTTAACTTTGATTTATAATCTCCGTATTCAAGTCCTCCCATATTTCCGATAGATTTTCCGTTGACAATCACTTGAATCCTTCTATCCCCTGTGGGTTTTAATAAAATAGGATTCATTGTATAGTGAGCTTCTATCTCACATGCCATCGCCTGAAGAGCTTGTGCTCGTCCCATCTCATGTCCATCTTTTGTTATATAAGAGTTCAGTGCCATATTTTGAGATTTAAAAGGTGAAACTGTGTATCCATCTTTAAAAAATGCTCTACATAAGCCTGTAACTGTTATACTCTTCCCTGCTCCTGAAGACGTCCCAACAACCATTATGTTCTTATGTTTCATAATATCATTTCTCCTAAATTTGTGAAGTTTAGCGGAAATATAAAAAATGCGAAAATGAATAGAATATTGCTAATTAGAATTGAAATTGACAGTTCTAAATACAAATCTGTTCACCGCAGATTTTATATTTTCTTTTATATTCATGGCAGATATCCTGACTCAGATTCACCCTACTCTTAGGCCTTCCCATAAAAACTACAGTGGCTAGTCTAATTTCGTCCTCCTTACAGTGGCGGGACCGTGTGAGATTTTCACTCAACTTTCCTTTTAATCAAATTATTGAACCATAAATAATATACATATTTATCATAATTATACATAATGATTATGCACAAGTCAACCTTTTTTAAAAGTTTATGTTTAAAAATTAAACTACAAACGTTTGCTATTTTATAGAAATTAATTTTAAAAATAATTTTAATAAAACTACAATAATAAAAAAGAAAATTAAATTTTATTCGTAGATTAAATGTGACATATTAAATTTTTATAAGGGAGTGATTAAATATGAACGATGTTAAAACAAATAAACAACCTCTTATTGTAGAGGACAAAATTATTAATGTTCCTCCTATGTTTGCAGAGATTTTTGCATTAAATCCTAAAAATCTTAAAAAATGGTTAGTTGGAGCAAAAAATTCAAATAAATCTTATGAAGATCTTAAAGTAAAAGATATTTTAAATACAAAAGTTAATGCTGCTGTTAATGATGAGGCATTTCTTTTAGATGTAACGTTTGGAAATACAACTCATAAATTATATTTAAAAAAACCTCAAGCAAATAAAGGATTGGATTTTATATTAACAGAAGGTGATAAATTTAAAATTGAAACAAATTTACACCTTACTGAGATAAATGATAAAAAATGTAACATACATCTTGAAACAACTTTATTAGAAAGTAAACATAGTTTTCATCCTATAACATCTTTTGAATTAAAATACTTTTTCAGAAAAAGTTTATCAAACTTCATAGAAGAGTGTGAAAAAAGTTATAGTACTTTTGAAAGCGAAGAAAAAACTATTGAAGCTGAAGTTTTAAATTTCTACCAAAGCAATATATCTGCTTTTAACTCTTTAATTGAACCACTAAAAAATGATTTAGGAGAAGATTCTTATTTAGATATTCAAAAAAAATTAAAAACTTTAGGTATGGATACATCTGATAAAGTTAGTAAAATATTCACAAATTTAGTTGGTGTTATTCCCACAGAAGATTTATCATTAATCAATGATAAAGTTATTCAATTTATTAAAGAACATATATTTATTTTAAAAGGTATTACTAAAAAAAATAATGCTGAAAATTTAAAAGATATCAATACAGTTACTAAGTTACAACTAGATAACATTAACTTTATTGTACCTCAAATATTAAAAGATATAGATTCTAATAAAATTGTTGAAATTGAAAATCAATTAAATGATCTTTTGACAACTATTGTCAAAGAAATTGAAGATATTCTTGAGGAAATTAAAAATAAAATTCCTCCTCAACACTTTAAAGATTTTGAAGTTGGATTTATAAATATTCTTAAAACTGATTTAGATTCTGCTCAATCTTTAGTTGATAAAATTATTTCTGGAAATGCAAAATTTACAGATGCAGAAACTAAAATTTTAAATGGATTAAAAGAATCTATTAATAAAGTAGAAACTACTGTTAATAATAGAGATAACCAAGCTTATATCTCTGTTTTAAATATGATTGAAAAATCTTTAGAACAACTTGAACAAGATATAAAAACTATCAGTTCAAATATAACCGCTGATAAAATAGAATCTACAAAAACTCTAATAAAATCTACAACTGATACTTCATATAAATCTTTAACAAGCTTCTTATCTAATATGACTCCTGAAAATTTAGCAAATAACAAAGAAGTTGTGAATCAAAAAATAGAAGAAATTTTAGATAGATATGTTAAAGCAATCAAAATAATCTCTCCTTCAATACCTGATGAAAAACTTTCTAATATGAGAGAAAAAGTTAAAAATATACTAACTAAGGAATACGAATCTTTTTGTATATCAAATAACAATTAAATAAAACAAAAAAATGTAGCTGTTGAGCTACATTTTTTATTTCTGAAAAAGATCTCTATACTCCTTAGGACAAATTCGTTCATATTTTTTAAAAACTTTTGTAAAATAGCTACTATCTTCAATTCCTATTTCATTTGATATTTCTGATAAAGACTTACTTGTAATTTCTAAAAAATGTTTAGCTTTTTCAATCTTTTTTATAAGAATATACTCCTTGAAAGTTTTTCCTGTTTCTCTTTTAAAAACTCTACTAAATTGAGAAATACTCAAATTACATAATGCGGCTACATCTTCTAAATGAATATTTTCTCTAATATTTTCATTTATGTAAGTCACTGCTGAAGAAATTTGAGAATGACTATACTCTACTCTTTCTTCTTTTATATTATTTTCAATAATATGATTATACCATTTCTTACTTTTAATACAATCACTTATATAAACCGACGTATAATGTAAAATACTTGCAATACTTTGGAGTTCATTATATTTCACCTTTTTTAAAAACCCATAATTTTCAACAATCTTCTTTATATTAAATTCTTTCCCTACATTTTCAACCAAAATATCCTCTAATTCAAATGTTTCTTCATCTTCTAAAAGAATTTGGCCTACTAAAAATGCACCTATTAATTCACTTTGATAAATAATAGGTATTATCATATCTACTAATCCAGCGTGACATCTATAAATATACGGTTTTAATGATAAAAATGCTTTACTTAAAGCTTTTACATCGCATTTTTCACAAAACGAACTAAGTTCTTTATTTTTCCTAAAAATTTTACAAAACTCTGAGTAGTTACTTTTTTCTGTTAAATAATTGCCCTCATCATCTACAATTACTACAGCCATTTTAGTCATATCTACTATCTCTTCCTGAATTTTTAATAGTTCTTTTTTATATTTATGAAGCATACCTCACACCTTTCGTTTTTTTATACTTTTTTTAAAGGCAATCCCTTTAATACTCTAGCTGCATTTTGACCAAAAACCCTTAAACGTTTTTTAGAACTTCCAATATTTTCTTTCAAAATATACTCTTTTGTATATTTTTTTTGATTTAAAAATATTTCACCATCTGAATTAATACCTATTCCTATTTCAAACCTTCCATTTACATAAAACTCTTTATCTATTTTTTCTTCTTCTAAAAACTTTAAAATATAAGGAACTCCCTCTTCTTCTATTCCAAAAAATATCTCTTCTATATCAACTATCTTTATAATATTTGAACATACTATATCTATTCCAGTTTTTAACACTCTCTATCACCTAAAACCAAACCTGTCGCTACAGCATTTCTAGGCCCTTCTATTCCTCTTATATTTCCGCAACCAGCAACTACACCGTATTTAGAAAGAGCTTCCGTTATCATCTCTGGTATTTCAAAGTCAAGAGCTGATCCACCTACAATTATTACAAACTCAAAATCTCTAATATTTTTAGTTAAAGATATTTTTTTTAAGGCTCTCTCTGAATTTGCTACAAAAACTCTTCTTTTACTCTCTCTCCTAATATCTCTAATTCTTTCTAAAGTATTTTGAATATCTATTGGAATAAGCTCACCATTTTTTACTAATACATTTTTTGCATATATGCTCGGTGATAAAGGCTCATTAAAAAACTGCACACTTCCATCTTCGTACCTTATATGAAAAAAAGATTCTACTTTTGCTAGTGGATATTTTTTAATATCTTCAGCTAAATTAAAATTTTCAACTCCAAGTTCTTTCTGAATTAATAAAGTTACCATATTTCCTGCACCAGCTAAATGAGTATGAGCTTTTCTTCCAAATTTATCTATACTACAAGCATCTGTTGATCCAGCTCCAATATCAATTATAGCCAATGGCTTTCCTGTTCCTGGAGTAGTTAAAGCTCCTTTTATAGCCATATCTGCTTCTACTCCACCAACTTCTACTTCTATGCCTAATTCACTTTTTATTAATCTTGCTAAATTTTCCATTTGATTTTTTTCAGTTCCTACCATTACTGCCAATCCTACAGCATTTTCAAGCATAAATTCACCAGCTAAACCACCTTTTATTCTCTGAGGAACAAAGGTGTCAACTGCTAGTAAATCTTTTATTTTTATATCCTCTATATTTTCTCCTGTAAATTTACTCATTGTATTTTTTACATTTCTTAACATTCCACCAACATTTGTTCCATCTTCTCCAAAAATATCTTGAACATTTAGAAAAGATATCTTTTCCATAATTTTTTCAGCACCTTCTTGTATGCCTACCTCTTCAGTTGTTTTACAACCTTTTATGTAGATATTTCCAGCTGGAATAATTTTTTCTTTCACATCTCCTTGAGGAGTTTTTATTACAACACCTGATCTATTTCCTATAAGAGCTTTTGATAAAGGAACCACTTTTTTTGTTTCTTCTGAGGTTAAATTAAAAATTGTCGCTATTCCATATGGATTTGAAATTTTTTCAATAACTCTTCCCTTTTCAGCTACTTCAATACAGCATTTAACACCTAAAGGTATTTTTTCAATTAGTTGAACTTCATCAACTATTGGAATTTTTATTAGTAATCTATTATTTACAAGAACACCATCATCTCTTTGTAAAATAGCTCCCTTTATTTTTACTCCTCTATTTATTTCAGAATTTAAAATTTTTGCTATTTCTAAAAAATTTTTATCTTTATTTGCTATAACAATATACTCTTCATCTAATAGACTACACTTTAGTTCTTTTAAATTATCTATATTAATCGTTAAACCTATTCCTATTCCACAACCTCCAGGAGTATCCGGATTATGCCCAATCATAGTAGATTCAGTTATTATTGTTTCTGTTATCGTTTCCATGGAAACATCTCCAATTACTGGAGTTGCCTCATTTATTCTAATCAAATCTAAGTCTTCTAATTTAAAATCTAATTTTTCTAACAATGAGAAAATTGCCTTTTTTATGCCCTCTATATTTTCTTCTGTTCCTTTTAAGCCTGTAGTCTTATAAAGAGAACTACCTAAAAATTTAATTTCAGAGTCTGTTACTCTAGCTAAAGCTACCTCCGTAGTCGCATTTCCTATGTCAATACCTGCAATAATTTTCATAATTAAATTGCTCCTAATCTTTTCTTAACTTTCCTCTTTTTTCATAAATATCTGCAGCCTCTCTAACAAAATTTGCATTTACAACTGCTCCATATTTATTCTCAAGCTCATCAGCTATAGCTAAAAGTTCCTCTTTAGATGATCTATTTGGTCTTAAAGCATTATAAATCTCTAATATTCTTTCATCTGAGATTTTTACTAATTCACTAGCTCTTTGAAAATTTCTTTTTATAGTAGGCTGCCCTGCTGTTTCAGCTACTTCCCCTTGAAGATTAAGTGTTTCTGAAGAGATTCTAATATCTTGAGCTTTAATATTTTCATCTAAAACGTTTTCTAAAGTGATATCATCTAACGTTTTTCCAGTTGGAGTTTTTAACCACTCTTTTCTCTTCTCTCCTAAAGGATAATCTAATTCGATATTAATTTTTTTGTTCATCTTTCATCTCCTTATTCAAAAGTATATTCTAACTCTTCAGGTTTTTCATTTTCTTTTACATGCTTTGTTTCTTTTATATGTAATAAAGCTGCTTTTGCTTGATATTTTGGTCTCACCATTTGATCACTTATAACAGGTACTGGATTAGGCGATTCTCCTTTAGCATATTTAGCTGCATTTTTACCAATTAATCTATAAATTTCTGGGGTCAAAAGAGGTGCCTGTGGAAATAATTCCAGATTATTTAACGGAAGTAAATCCTTTTGATGTATAACTGTTGTTCCCTTTGATTGTATTCCTATCCCTATTCCAGATCCACTTAATTTAGCTGCATCATTTGCAATAAAACAAACATCTGACGTTCTATTTACACGTACTACTCTAGCAATTAAACCTTCCTCTTCTATTCCTGCTATTAATTCCATTAAGACCATATCATGAGGAACATCTGTTATTGTTTTATGTTGATATTTTTTAAAAGCTGGAGCTAGTCCTATAACTACCTCTTCTATTCTATCACCTTTTTTCGCAATTCCAACCTCTTTTATTTTTATTTCCATTTTTTCCTCCTATTCAATACTCTCTGGCTTTATTGCTGTTGGAATATTAGAAATTTCATTCCATCTTTCTTCACTAATTCTATAGCCACTTCCTGGTCCCATATAATCATTTTTATCATTTATTGCACTTACAATTTTAAAATCTTTATTTAAAATTGCTGAAGTTTGAAGATAATCTCCAGAAACCCTTTGTTTTAACATATTTAATACATTTTCAGCAACATCTTTAAATCCACTTTTGCTTAAGGCCTTTACTAAATCTAAACCTGTTATTCCTCTTTTTAAAAGTTCTTCAGCTCCTTTTAAATCTTGAACAACATCTCTAACTGGCATATCTTTACTACCATGAGCATATGTAGCCGCATATACTTCTTCGTCTGTTATTTCTGGGAGATCTAACTCTTTAAACAATCCTTGAATTGCTTTTGCTGCTTTATTTCTTATTTTTATTACCTCATCTTCAGAAACTGGTCTCAATCCACCGTCAACTTTTAAATCTCTTTGTAAAATATTGTAATCATCAAAATCTTCTGCGTCAAAATTGGATCCTGCAAACATATTATCATAATTTGGTACTGCACTATATCCAGAGAATATAAAATCTGTTCCTGGTAACATCTGCATTAAAGTTCTTGCTGTTCTTCTTATATCAGAATGAGAGAAAGTTTGATCATTAGCTGAAGCACATTCTAAATCTAAAAGCATTGCTATTAAATTTTCTCCTAAAACCGCTCTTATACCTCCTGGTAAAGCCCCTGGCATTCCTATACAACTTACTGCACCATTTTGCAATCCTTGAACACCTGCTCCTCTTGTTATGTAAATACATCTTGTCTCTAAATACAACATTGATTTACCTTCTGAATATCCCATTAAGGCTTCTGATCCTGTACCTGAAGTAAATCTCATTTTTAACCCTCTTGAAGCATATGCCGATGCTAAAAATGCTTTAGACCAAGGCGTATCGTCTCCGTCGGTAAATACTTGCTCTGTCCCATAAACTGAAACTGTTTCTGCATAACTTGTAAATCCTCTCATTCCAAGTTCTAACTCTGTTGCTTCTTCCACTGAACATTGAGTTAGTACTCCACCTCTTCCCACTTGAGAACCCACAAAAATTGCAATAGCATTAAATGGTGCATATCTTACAATTCCCACTGTTGTTTCCTGCTCATCAAAACCTCTTATTGCAGCCTCTGCTGCGTCTGCTGCAATTTGAACTGGATTATCTCTTAAATTAGTCACATGACATTGATTGGAAGGAGTTTTTCTAGCTCTCATTTTTTGAACAGCCATCATCATTTCTACAACATTTAAATGACTAATAACTTCTACCATCTTCGCTGGTGTGATTCCTGTTGTTATTTTCAAAATTTCTTCTTTTTTTACATTTATATCAACTAATTTTTTCGCTATTTCAAGTGTTGATAAATTCATAGCTTCTTCAGCATATCTTAAATCAATTGCATAATCAGCTATAAAAAGATCAATCATATCAAACTCTTCTCTTTTTTTACCATCTAATTCAATTATTTTTCCATCTTTAATTACAAGACTTGGTTTAGGATCTAAAGGACTATCCATAGCTATTAATCCCTCTTCTTTCCATTCACCTATAAATCCATCTTTATTTACTGCACGTTCACTTAAAACTTCAAAACGTTTTGATCTCATCGTTCCTCCTATAAATTATAAAGAATTTAATGCTGCTTTTGCTATCTCCATATCCTCTTCTACAGTTCCACCACTTACTCCAACTGCTCCTACAATTTCATCATTTATTATAATTGGGAATCCTCCACCAAAAGTTATTATTCTAGAGTTATTTGTCAAATTTAAACCATATAAACTTTGTCCTGGTAAAACTACTTCACTAAGCTCATTTGTCCCACTCTTTAATGCCCATGCTGTAAAAGCTTTATTAATCGCTATATCAACACTTGTTACAAAAGCTTCATCCATTCTTTCTAAATACAATAAATTACCACCATTATCTACTACTGAAAACACAACTGGGACTTTTATTTCCAATGCTTTTTTCAAAGCTGCTTTACCCATTTTCTTTGAAGCTTCTAAAGTAATTTGATTAAAACTCTTAACAACCATAACTTTTCCTCCCTATACTTTTTATTTTTTTGTTCGTATATCGAATATTAACAACTTTTTCTATATACTTCAAGGTAATAATCAATCTTAGATTTGTACTTTCTTGTCATTTTTTATATTTTTGATTTTTTTTTACCATTTTTAGGTATTTTTTTACCTTGTTTACATCTTGTTTTTTTGTTACTCTTAAACTGAAACAAGAACTACTTTATTTTGGGAGGAGATTATTAATGAGATTTTATGATTATTTAATGCCTAGTGTTAACTTTTTTGGCCCTGGATGCCTTAGTGTAGTTGGGGATAGAGCTCAAATACTTAATGGAAAAAAAGCTTTAATCGTTACTGATAAATTTTTACACTCTTTAAAAGATGGAGCTGTAGAAAAAACTATAAAGTATTTAAACGAAGCTGGTATAGATAGTGTTGTATTTGATAATGTTGAGCCTAATCCTAAAGATACAAATGTATACGAAGGTGCAAATATGTATAAAAAAGAAGGGTGCGACATGATAATAACTGTAGGTGGAGGTTCTCCTCACGACTGCGGTAAGGGTATTGGAATAGCTGTTACACATCCTGGTGATATTTGCGACTACGCTGGAATTGAGACTCTTATAAATCCACTTCCTCCTATTATAGCCATCAATACAACTGCTGGAACTGCTTCTGAGGTTACTAGACACGCTGTTATTACTAATACTAAAACTAAAGTTAAATTTGTTATTGTAAGCTGGAGAAATCTACCTCAAGTTTCTATCAATGACCCATTACTTATGGTTGGAAAACCTGCTGGTTTAACTGCTGCAACAGGTATGGATGCTCTTACTCATGCTATTGAAGCTTATGTTTCTAAAGATGCTAATCCTGTTACAGATGCTGCTGCTATTCAAGCAATAAAATTAATTTCACAAAATTTAAGACAAGCTGTTGCTAATGGAGAGAACTTGAAAGCTAGAGAAAATATGGCTTATGGATCACTTTTAGCGGGTATGGCTTTTAATAATGGAAACTTAGGATATGTTCATGCTATGGCTCATCAATTAGGTGGACTTTATGATATGCCACATGGTGTTGCTAACGCTATGTTACTTCCTCATGTTTGTCGTTACAATATGATTGCTAATCCTGAAAAGTTTGCTGATATAGCTGAATTTATGGGAGAGAAAACAGATGGACTTTCTGTTATTGAAGCTGCTGAAAAATCAATTGAAGCTATTTTTAGACTTTCAGGAGATGTTGGAATTCCTAAAAGTTTAAAAGAAGCTGGAGTTAAAGAGGAAGATATTGAACTTATGTCAAGCAACGCATTAAAAGATGGAAATGCATTTAGTAACCCAAGAAAAGGTAATGAGAAAGATATTGCAAATATTTTTAAAAGTGCTATGTAATAAATAAAAGACCTCCAATTGGAGGTCTTTTTTAATATGATGAATTATAAGGTTGACTATAATAAGGTTTATTGTATTGTTGATTTGTATTATACTGAGGCTGATTATATTGTGGTTGGTTATATTGCGGTTGATTATTATAATATGGTTGCTGATTTGTATCTTTTATAGCCTGAGTTTGATCTTGCACTGAACCAACTAATGCACCTGCTGCTGCACCTATACCTGCTCCTAAAAGAGTTGCTCCAGTATCTCCACCTATCGCTTGTCCTAAAAGAGCTCCTGCTCCTGCTCCAACTGTTGTCGAACCAATTGTATTTGATCCAACATTAGAGCATCCTGATAAAAGTACTACAGATAAAACTGATAATATTAGATATTTTTTCATATTAACTCCTTTCTTATATAACTTTTCATAATTTTAAAACGTTTCTACATCTATTACCATTGGAAAAAAAGGTATTTTTAACACTTTAAAAATTTTATAATTTTTATTTTGTGGAACACTCTCATCTATATAAACATTAACTCCACTAAAAATTATTTTTCTATTTTTACCAAGATTTTTATTTTGTATCTCTGTTAAAAGTTCAACCTGAACATTAAAAATAACAGGACATCACTTACTACCTTTTGTACTTTCTAAATACATTCTTATATCTTTGATGTTTTTCTTTTCTAAATAGTTTAAAACTTCTTGAGTAATTTCTATCTTCATTATTATTCCTCTACAATAATAGTTCTATTTATCATAAACTTTATAAGAGAGAATAAAAAGAATGGAGAGGCTAATCCAAAAGTTATTACAACTAAAACTGTCCATCCTAGTAAAAATAATAAACTATCTGCAAATCCTACATCACATCTTAATCTTCTTGCCATTTTTTCTTCACCTCTTTTATTTATTTTATTCTATAATAATATATTTTTTCTTTTAATTTTACAAGATTTTTTCTAAACATCTCTTTGATTTTATAGACATTAAATAATTAATATTGTATAATAAAAAGATAAAATAAAAGAAAAGTAAGGAGCTATAATAATGACAAAAGAACTATTTAAAGGAAGTGTAGTTTTAAATCCTGTTCCTGCTGTAGTTATAACATCTAGAAATAAAGATGGTGTTAATAACGCATTTACCGTTGCATGGACAGGTACTATCTGTACTAATCCTCCTATGCTTTCTATCTCTATTAGACCTGAGAGATTATCATATGAATATATTAAAGAAACAATGGAGTTTACAGTTAACTTACCAAATACTTTCCAAGTAAGAGAAACTGATTATTGTGGTGTTATTTCTGGAAGAGATGTTGATAAAATTAAACATCTAGGGCTTATAGCTAAACCTGGAGAACATGTTAATTCTCCATATTTAGAGGAGTTTCCTATCAATATCGAATGTAAAGTTAAACAAATCATTCCATTAGGAACACATGATTTATTTTTAGCTGAAGTTGTTGGTTCGCATATCAATAAAAATATTATTGATGAAAAAGGTAAAATTCATTTTGAATGGGCTAAT
The nucleotide sequence above comes from Cetobacterium somerae ATCC BAA-474. Encoded proteins:
- a CDS encoding diol dehydratase small subunit, which codes for MNKKINIELDYPLGEKRKEWLKTPTGKTLDDITLENVLDENIKAQDIRISSETLNLQGEVAETAGQPTIKRNFQRASELVKISDERILEIYNALRPNRSSKEELLAIADELENKYGAVVNANFVREAADIYEKRGKLRKD
- a CDS encoding propanediol/glycerol family dehydratase large subunit → MRSKRFEVLSERAVNKDGFIGEWKEEGLIAMDSPLDPKPSLVIKDGKIIELDGKKREEFDMIDLFIADYAIDLRYAEEAMNLSTLEIAKKLVDINVKKEEILKITTGITPAKMVEVISHLNVVEMMMAVQKMRARKTPSNQCHVTNLRDNPVQIAADAAEAAIRGFDEQETTVGIVRYAPFNAIAIFVGSQVGRGGVLTQCSVEEATELELGMRGFTSYAETVSVYGTEQVFTDGDDTPWSKAFLASAYASRGLKMRFTSGTGSEALMGYSEGKSMLYLETRCIYITRGAGVQGLQNGAVSCIGMPGALPGGIRAVLGENLIAMLLDLECASANDQTFSHSDIRRTARTLMQMLPGTDFIFSGYSAVPNYDNMFAGSNFDAEDFDDYNILQRDLKVDGGLRPVSEDEVIKIRNKAAKAIQGLFKELDLPEITDEEVYAATYAHGSKDMPVRDVVQDLKGAEELLKRGITGLDLVKALSKSGFKDVAENVLNMLKQRVSGDYLQTSAILNKDFKIVSAINDKNDYMGPGSGYRISEERWNEISNIPTAIKPESIE
- a CDS encoding glycerol dehydratase reactivase beta/small subunit family protein, whose protein sequence is MLKTGIDIVCSNIIKIVDIEEIFFGIEEEGVPYILKFLEEEKIDKEFYVNGRFEIGIGINSDGEIFLNQKKYTKEYILKENIGSSKKRLRVFGQNAARVLKGLPLKKV
- a CDS encoding diol dehydratase reactivase subunit alpha — its product is MKIIAGIDIGNATTEVALARVTDSEIKFLGSSLYKTTGLKGTEENIEGIKKAIFSLLEKLDFKLEDLDLIRINEATPVIGDVSMETITETIITESTMIGHNPDTPGGCGIGIGLTINIDNLKELKCSLLDEEYIVIANKDKNFLEIAKILNSEINRGVKIKGAILQRDDGVLVNNRLLIKIPIVDEVQLIEKIPLGVKCCIEVAEKGRVIEKISNPYGIATIFNLTSEETKKVVPLSKALIGNRSGVVIKTPQGDVKEKIIPAGNIYIKGCKTTEEVGIQEGAEKIMEKISFLNVQDIFGEDGTNVGGMLRNVKNTMSKFTGENIEDIKIKDLLAVDTFVPQRIKGGLAGEFMLENAVGLAVMVGTEKNQMENLARLIKSELGIEVEVGGVEADMAIKGALTTPGTGKPLAIIDIGAGSTDACSIDKFGRKAHTHLAGAGNMVTLLIQKELGVENFNLAEDIKKYPLAKVESFFHIRYEDGSVQFFNEPLSPSIYAKNVLVKNGELIPIDIQNTLERIRDIRRESKRRVFVANSERALKKISLTKNIRDFEFVIIVGGSALDFEIPEMITEALSKYGVVAGCGNIRGIEGPRNAVATGLVLGDREC
- a CDS encoding cobyric acid synthase, whose amino-acid sequence is MKHKNIMVVGTSSGAGKSITVTGLCRAFFKDGYTVSPFKSQNMALNSYITKDGHEMGRAQALQAMACEIEAHYTMNPILLKPTGDRRIQVIVNGKSIGNMGGLEYGDYKSKLKKDIIQAYNTIKDENQICVIEGAGSPVELNIKQDDIVNMGLAEMVDAPVILVADIDRGGVFASIYGTISLMEPEERARVKGVIINKFRGNVDILKPGLEKIEELTGVPILGVMPYFELDIEDEDGVTEKFNKIKSKTADITVSVIKLKHISNFTDIDALLANKDVNVNYVTSFHELGNEDLIIIPGSKNTIDDLKDIKEKGIAQEIIKMSRKGTPIIGICGGFQILGEKVLDPYGIEGDIKELPGLGLLDIETTMEKEKVTTQYTGLLKGETGLLKGLGDIQVKGYEIHQGVTEGKEKSITLDNRLVATVKDNIFGTYLHGIFDNREFTDFILNNIREKKGLEKKNSTMTFDEYRLQELDKLEKIFRENVDMKAIYKILEEN
- a CDS encoding propanediol/glycerol family dehydratase medium subunit, with product MEIKIKEVGIAKKGDRIEEVVIGLAPAFKKYQHKTITDVPHDMVLMELIAGIEEEGLIARVVRVNRTSDVCFIANDAAKLSGSGIGIGIQSKGTTVIHQKDLLPLNNLELFPQAPLLTPEIYRLIGKNAAKYAKGESPNPVPVISDQMVRPKYQAKAALLHIKETKHVKENEKPEELEYTFE
- a CDS encoding iron-containing alcohol dehydrogenase yields the protein MRFYDYLMPSVNFFGPGCLSVVGDRAQILNGKKALIVTDKFLHSLKDGAVEKTIKYLNEAGIDSVVFDNVEPNPKDTNVYEGANMYKKEGCDMIITVGGGSPHDCGKGIGIAVTHPGDICDYAGIETLINPLPPIIAINTTAGTASEVTRHAVITNTKTKVKFVIVSWRNLPQVSINDPLLMVGKPAGLTAATGMDALTHAIEAYVSKDANPVTDAAAIQAIKLISQNLRQAVANGENLKARENMAYGSLLAGMAFNNGNLGYVHAMAHQLGGLYDMPHGVANAMLLPHVCRYNMIANPEKFADIAEFMGEKTDGLSVIEAAEKSIEAIFRLSGDVGIPKSLKEAGVKEEDIELMSSNALKDGNAFSNPRKGNEKDIANIFKSAM
- a CDS encoding PocR ligand-binding domain-containing protein, which produces MLHKYKKELLKIQEEIVDMTKMAVVIVDDEGNYLTEKSNYSEFCKIFRKNKELSSFCEKCDVKALSKAFLSLKPYIYRCHAGLVDMIIPIIYQSELIGAFLVGQILLEDEETFELEDILVENVGKEFNIKKIVENYGFLKKVKYNELQSIASILHYTSVYISDCIKSKKWYNHIIENNIKEERVEYSHSQISSAVTYINENIRENIHLEDVAALCNLSISQFSRVFKRETGKTFKEYILIKKIEKAKHFLEITSKSLSEISNEIGIEDSSYFTKVFKKYERICPKEYRDLFQK
- a CDS encoding GlcG/HbpS family heme-binding protein produces the protein MVVKSFNQITLEASKKMGKAALKKALEIKVPVVFSVVDNGGNLLYLERMDEAFVTSVDIAINKAFTAWALKSGTNELSEVVLPGQSLYGLNLTNNSRIITFGGGFPIIINDEIVGAVGVSGGTVEEDMEIAKAALNSL